The proteins below come from a single Ailuropoda melanoleuca isolate Jingjing chromosome 1, ASM200744v2, whole genome shotgun sequence genomic window:
- the LOC100470605 gene encoding LOW QUALITY PROTEIN: Y-box-binding protein 1-like (The sequence of the model RefSeq protein was modified relative to this genomic sequence to represent the inferred CDS: inserted 3 bases in 2 codons) — protein MERPDDIGLDPLPSHLGRQLQLPRAHIQTPAGGDKKVITRKVLGTVKWFSVRNRYGFINRNDTKEDAFVQQTAIKNSSPGSTFTVLXDGETVELDVGEGENGPEAATVTRPAGTPVQGSKYAADRNHSRNSPWCRGPPRNSQQNYQNSESGEKSEGLESARKVQTQQRQPFRRRRLPPYNMRRLSGHRPQYAIRPVQGEVMEGADNQGAGEQGRPVRQNMYWGCRPPFRXSPPPQGQPRQDGNEEGEENQGDEIQGQQPRHCRYRHNFNCQHRHPENPKSQDCKETKAADPPAENSSTPGLSRCWLTILTIIWFSHSMKKLR, from the exons TTACCATCACACCTGGGGAGGCAGCTGCAGCTGCCACGGGCTCACATCCAGACGCCTGCTGGTGGGGACAAGAAGGTCATCACAAGGAAGGTTTTGGGAACAGTAAAATGGTTCAGTGTGAGAAACAGGTATGGCTTCATCAATAGGAATGACACCAAGGAAGATGCATTTGTACAGCAGACTGCCATCAAGAACAGTAGCCCGGGAAGCACCTTCACAGTGCT AGATGGAGAGACTGTGGAGCTGGATGTTGGTGAAGGAGAAAATGGGCCAGAGGCAGCAACTGTGACCCGCCCTGCTGGAACTCCAGTGCAGGGCAGTAAATATGCAGCAGATCGGAACCATTCTAGAAACTCTCCGTGGTGCAGGGGTCCGCCACGCAATTCCCAGCAGAATTACCAGAATAGTGAGAGTGGGGAGAAGAGTGAGGGATTGGAAAGTGCCCGCAAAGTCCAGACCCAACAGCGCCAGCCCTTCCGTAGGCGACGGCTCCCACCTTACAACATGCGGAGACTGTCTGGGCATCGACCACAGTATGCCATCCGTCCTGTGCAGGGAGAAGTGATGGAAGGTGCTGACAACCAGGGTGCAGGAGAGCAGGGTAGGCCAGTGAGACAGAATATGTATTGGGGTTGTAGACCACCATTCC AGAGCCCTCCACCCCAAGGACAGCCTAGACAGGATGGCAATGAGGAAGGTGAGGAAAATCAAGGAGATGAGATCCAAGGTCAGCAGCCCCGTCACTGTCGGTACCGCCACAACTTCAACTGCCAACACAGACACCCAGAAAACCCTAAATCACAAGATTGCAAAGAGACAAAAGCAGCTGATCCACCAGCTGAGAATTCCTCCACTCCTGGGCTGAGTAGATGCTGGCTTACCATCCTTACCATCATCTGGTTTAGTCACAGCATGAAGAAATTAAGATGA